Below is a window of Tolypothrix bouteillei VB521301 DNA.
TTTTTTGCAATCATCTCTATGAACATAGAAGAAATTCGATTGGGACAACTCAAACACTTGCCTGGTGCTTCTTTAGAAGACGAAGATTTATCAAATCTCGATTTAAACCGCATTAATCTTGCTGGTGCAAACCTTGTTGGCGTAAATTTCACAAGTTCCAAACTTGAGGGCGGACATTTAGAAGGCGCTAATTTGATGGGCGCAATTCTGGTACAAGCTGACTTGCGAGCAAACCTTATGGGAGCAAATTTAATGCAAGCAGATTTAACAGAAGCTGACTTGCGAGGTGGTAACTTCCGGGGTGCTAACTTAATGGGCGCGAGATTGAGTGAGGTATCTTGTGCTGGTGCTTTTTTAAGTGGGGCTAATTTAATGAATGTTAACTTACAAGGTGTTGACTTTCGCGGTGCCGATTTGCGTGGTGCGAATTTAACTGGGGCAAATCTTAAAGGCGCAGATTTAAGCCGTGCAGATTTACAAGGAGCTTTGTTAAGTGAGGCAAATTTAGAAGAAGCTGATTTGCGAGGGGCAAATCTTGCGGGGGCAAATCTCACAGGCGCAAACTTACTCTGTGCTGAATTAGATGGTGCTAATTTGAGTGGTATTAATTTAGACAGGGCGTGTTTGGCAGGAACAGTGACAGAAGAGTAAGGTAGGCAGTGTTCGCAGTGAGATATCAGTGGGCACTGCCCACCTAATAAAAATTTGTTGCTTAACACTATCAAGTAATTATACTGTGTTATGTCTTACACGTACAAGGCATACTGACTGTTATAAGCCAATGTTTGGAGAAGAAGTCAGTATGAACGTGAATGTAGCAGTAGATGTAACCATCACAGAACAATTGCCTTTTAAATTGGCTGAAACAGAGAGTCTTACCAATACTTCTTCTGGGGACTATAAAGCAACAAGCTTTGACGGTGGTGCTTCAGACACGTTGGATTTTAAAACTGTTCTCGAGCGTTACCAAGAGTTACAAGAATATGCCCAACAATTAGAAGAGACACTAGCCTTATCCGATGGACAGCATCAAATCCTAGCATCCATTGCTCAGGGAAAGCCATTGGGAACTGTTTTAGAGGAGTTAGCCCTGTTAATTGAATCGCGCTCAAAACAGACAGTCTTTTGTTCCTTTTTATTTGTTGAAGATGGCAAACGGTTGCGCCACGGTGCAGCACCCAGTTTGCCCGCAGAATATAATGCAAAGATTGATGGTATCGAAATTGGACCAATGGTAGGTTCCTGCGGTACTGCTGCTTACCATAAAGCTTCGGTCATTGTAGAAGACATTGCCACAGATCCGTTGTGGGCAAAATTTCAAATTGCTTTGGACTATGGTTTGAAAGCGTGTTGGTCTACACCCATTCTCTCAGCAGACGGACACGTGCTGGCAACTTTTGCAATGTACCATCCCTTCCGCTACAAACCAACTAACCACGATCGCGCACTCCTTGAAAAAGCAACATATTTAGCACGAATTGCAATTGAACGGCATTTAGTAGAAATTACTCTCAGACACCAAGCAGAAAAATTAGAGCAAGCTTTAAAGAACCTCCAGCAAACCCAGATGCAACTCGTGCAAAAGGAAAAAATGTCAGCTTTAGGTAACCTTGTCACGGGTGTTGCTCACGAAATTAACAATCCTGTTGGTTTTTTATTGGGGAATCTACAGCCAGCACAAGACTATGTGAAGGATTTGTTGAGGTTGCTTGACCTTTATCAGCAAGAATATCCCCATCCCAACGTCTCCATCGAGTCTGAAATTAAGGCTGTTGACCTCCAGTATTTACGGGAAGATCTGCCCAAACTGTTAAGTTCCATGCAAATTGGTATCAAGCGCCTTCACAGTATTAGCACCAGCTTACGCACCTTCTCCCGCGCTGATAAGGATTACAAAGTCCCCTTTAATATCCATGAAGGGCTTGAGAGTACGCTGCTGATTCTCAAACATCGATTAAAAGCTAACGACGATCGCCCGATAATTGAAGTTATTACTGAGTATAGCGAATTACCAGTAATTCATTGTTTCCCAGGACAACTTAATCAGGTTTTTATGAATCTTCTAGCAAATGCGATCGACGCCTTGGAAGAATCAAATCAAGGGCGCAGTTTTGCCGATATTTCAGCCAATCCCAATCGTATTGCGATTCAAACCTTGCAGTTAGATAGCGATCGCGTGAGAATCCGTATTACCGATAACGGTATTGGTATGACTGAGGAAGTTAAACAGCGTATCTTCGACTACCTTTATACAACTAAAGCTGTAGGTAAGGGAACTGGGCTGGGGTTGGCGCTTGTCCGTGAAATCGTTGTAGAAAGACACGGCGGGGAAGTTGAGGTGAATTCCTTACCCGGTCAAGGAACTCAATTTACCGTCGTGTTACCGATTAACAACAACCCGTGCTCCACGCTTAGTGACATTGAAATCTCTAAGAAGACTTCATGATTTCTACGTGATAATACTGTATTAAATTCTCAAATATAATGTTATCAATCCAACATAACACAAATAATACTTAAGCATCTATCAAAAAAAATGATATCCTCAGAAAATTCAAATCAAATTCGGGGATTTTGTTCGCGAAGTGACGCTGAAAGCGGCTTGGAGAGTGAAACTGGCGGACTGTGTGAAGCAGAATCGGGCACAAAATATGCTCTGCGATCGCCAGAAGATACACTAGAACAGCTAGAAGCAAGCCATAACTTGCTAAAAGCCCTAACTGTCGCTCAGTCTCAGTTTATAGTTGACGCCAATCCACGCATTCTGTTTGACAATTTACTAGACAATCTTTTAGAACTCACAGAAAGTGAATACGGCTTTATTGGAGAAGTTGTTTATACAGATAACGGTCAACCTGAGTTGGAAGCACACATGAAAGTCCGAGGTCAGCCCTATCTCAGGACTTACACCATTACCAACAATACTGGGAATGATGAAACAAGAGCTTTTTATGAAGAAAATACCCCAAAGGGGATGGAATTTTACAATCTCAAAACCTTCTTTGGAGAAATCTTGGTTACGGGTCAACCCGTGATTGCCAACCATCTCACTACCGACCCCAATAGGGGAGGAACACTGGAAGAGCATCCACCTTTAAAGGCGTTTTTAGGCTTGCCCTTTTTCATGAAAGAAAAGCAATTACTGGGTATGGTGGGAATCGCTAACCGTCCCGGTGGTTACGGTAAATCTTTGATAACCTACTTAGAACCATTTTTGCTAACCTGTAGCAACGTCATAGCCGCCCACCGCAATGACAAACGCCGACAGCAAGCAGAATCCGCATTACTTCGGCGGACAATCGAACTTCAACAGGTACTCGATCAATTATTACAAGAAGTAGTTGAACGCAAACAAGTAGAAAATGCATTGCGTGAAAGTGAAGCGAGAGAACGTCAAAAAGCGGTAGAACTCCAAGAAGCGATAGAACAGCTAAAACGTACCCAAAGCCAATTGGTTCAAACAGAGAAAATGTCTAGCTTGGGGCAATTAGTGGCAGGTATTGCTCATGAAATTAACAACCCTGTTAATTTTCTTTGTGGTAATCTTAATTACGTAAATGAGTATAGTAAAAATTTGCTGAGTCTTATTGAGAAGTATCAACAATATTATAATCTCAAACCAAACCCAGAAATTGAAGATTTGTTAGAAAAATTCGATTTAGATTTTATCAAACAGGACTTACCAAAAGTCATGTCTTCAATGAAATTTGGAATTGAGCGCATTCATGATATTGTTGTTTCTCTAAGAACTTTTTCCCGATTAGATGAAGCTATTATCAAAACTGTCAATATTCATCAAGGTTTAGATAGCACGCTCTTCATATTGCAACACCGACTGCAACAAACATCACAACGCAAGGAAATTCAACTGATTAAAATTTACGATCGCTTACCTCCTATTAGATGTTATGCCAGTCAATTAAATCAGGTATTTATGAACTTGCTTGTCAATGCTATAGATGCTGTAGAACAAAAAATTGAAAGAGCAAAACAAGCAAGTGAAAATTTCTTACCTCAGATTCAAATTCGTACTGAATTACGAGAGGGTGAAAAAGTCGCAATTTATATTGCTGACAATGGGGTTGGCATTCCGGAAACATTCAAGCCACGGATCTTCGATCCCTTCTTCACCACTAAACCTGTTGGTAAAGGTACGGGGTTGGGCTTAGCCATTAGTCATCAAATTATTGAGAAACACCAAGGTGAATTGCGCTGTATTTCAACAGTAGGTCAGGGTACAGAGTTTATTATTGAGATTCCTTTGAAAATAGGGATTAGGGGTTAGGGGAAACGATCTTCTTCCCCGTTCTACTCCCTTGTCTTAATTTTGGTTTTTAACGCTCCTGGTTGAGAGCTTTGACGCTTCACCCAACTTACCAGCGCGTCCCCGTATAAATAATGCCAGAACAGCCATAAATAACAACCCCATGATTCCAGCCAAAGGATTCCTATTCACACCAGTTACCCAGTCCGGTACTTGTCCGGAATAAGTCATTAAATTCCCAACATTAATAATGTAGTACCCCCAAGCCAAACCCCCATGCAAACCCATTGCTAGACCAAGGCGTCCCCTACACCAGCGCTTACTCCATACCTGCGTTAACCCTAAGAGAACTAAAGCAGGAAATTGAGGAAATGAGTGAATAATTGCTTCCAAAGGTTTAATAAAATGCGATACAGCAAATAAAACTGCATTTACCCAAAGACTTACGTTTGGGCTGTAGTTCCGTTGCAACTCATCAAGCAACCAGCCTCGAAACAGGAGTTCTTCAGCGAACCCTACCGCCAAGCCTACAATTAAACCTTCTAAAACAATTTTCAATAAAAAAACTTCGGGTTGTTGCCAAACCAGCCAACCTAAAATGCCTTCTATTCCAAATAAAACTAAAACACAAATAAAACCGATAGCCAATCCACGCAACAGTTCTACACCATTCTGGCGTGTAAACTCCAAGCCATAGCGCCGCAGTACCTGAGACTCATTGTAAACGTGCTTGCCCCATAGCTTGGTTAAAATCATAAATTCGACATACAGCAACACCATTGTCACAATGCTGACTAGGTTAGTGTCGCGTACATACAAATAAAATGGAGCAGCTAGAGGCAACCACAGGATTAGCAAACACAGCACAAAACAACCCAGCCTAATAGGGGCGGGGCGTTGAGACAAACGGTGAATTTCTGTTTTCAACAACTGTTGTCTTCTACTCTTCAGGTTCTATTGTGCTGGTTAAACCATGATTTTTCAACGTTTCACAATAGAACTCCGCATGTTCTTGGGCGCAGGTAATGACCAAAGCAAGACCATTTGTATGTGCTTCCATCATGATACTAACAGCCTGAGGCTGAGTCAGATTCGGCACAGTAGTCAGTAGAACTTGGACTACATACTCCATAGGGTTGTATTCGTCGTTATGGAGCAAAACTTTATATCGAGGCGCTAGCTTGCGCGATGTTGAACGCTTTTCTAGGGTTTCGACAGACACGGCTCTTTGCTCTTCTTTTACAGGATTAGTACAACGAAAGTTATTGAAATGATGACTTAACACTTGTTAATCTATTCTATAACATAGCTATGCAACAAGTGTTTAATTTTTTGCATTTTGAATTTTTTGGTATGTATGAAAATAGGGGCTAGGGGTCAGTTTTTCCCGCCCAAGCTGAAACATGGACGATCGCCCGAACTTTCAACCCGGTCAAATTGTGTCTTTAGAGCACGGTAACAAGAAGTTGTACGCAGAAGTTATTCAAGTGGTAACCTCTCGTCAGTTATGTTGGGTGCGTCCTTTACTGTTGGTTACCTTTACCCAAGAAGACTCCCCTGCGATCGCTGACTTGCGGGATGCATCTGACTTACTCTGGTCTGTGGGTTTATTTCAACCTGCTTTGGACGTAGAAGTTATTGGTTTGTTAAGTCAGGTTTTGGCTAAGGAACCCAAACCCGGACATGAAACCGTCGCCAAACACCAACTCAATCAATTTCTTCACCAAATTTGGCGATCGCAAAGGAATTATGAATTATAAATTATGAATTATGAAATTTTCTTATTCATAATTCATAATTCATAATTTATAATTCATACCTGATTCCCGCATCACGCATCCGTTGAAGGGCTTCTTCGATGCGTTCTTCAGGGAGAGTCAGGGCTATGCGGAAAAAACCTTCTCCCGATTCGCCATAACCTATACCAGGCGCAACAATAATGCCGCATTTGTCAAGGAGTAGTGTGACAAATTCTGTAGAGGAATATCCTTGAGGAACGGGAACCCAAAAATACAGGGTTGCTTTGGGTGCTTCAATAGACCAACCTAACGATCGCAATCCTTGAACGAGAATTTCGCGTCGGTTTTGATAAACTGCTGAAACAGACTTGAGTTCTTCTTCACTCGCACAAAAAGCTGCGATCGCACTCATTTGAATTGCTCTAAACACTCCAGAATCGATATTACTCTTGACCTGTTTTAAAGCACCAACAGCTTTAGCGTTTCCTGCTACAAATCCAATGCGCCAACCAGCCATGTTGTAAGACTTAGACAAACTGTGAAACTCAATTGCTATATCTTTTGCTCCAGGAATTTGCAGTACGCTTGGCGGTTTGTAATTGTCGTAGGCAATTTCTGAGTATGCGTGGTCGTGACATAACAAAATATCGTACTGTTTACAAAATGTAACTAGTTCCTCGAAAAATTCTAAAGTCGCGATCGCACCTGTGGGATTGTTAGGGTAATTTACCCATAACAGCTTACTCTTATGGGCTATTTCTTCCGGGATAGAAGTTAAATCGGGTAAAAAATTATTTTCTGCCTTTAGAGGCATGGCATATGGTTCGCCACCCACGAAAATTGTAGATGTCCGATATACTGGATAGCCTGGGTCAGGAATCAGGGTGTGGTCTCCTTCTTCTACGAATGCTAAGAACAGATTGTGGATGGATTCCTTGGAACCAACAGAAGATATTATTTCCGAGTTGGGATCTAGATCTTCCACTTTGAATCTACGTTCCATCCACCGAGCGGCTGCTTCACGAAAATCTTTGGTTCCTTGATAAGGTGGATAGGCGTGGCTAGAAGGGTTATCGATTGCATCATGCATTGCCCTAACAACGCGAGCAAGTGTGGGTTTATCTGGATCGCCTTTTGCTAAATTGATGACGTCAATACCCTGGGAAACAAGTTTCGCTTCCTTGCGATCGATCTGGGCAAATAGGTAATGGGGAATTTTTTCTAAGCGTTTGGCAAGCTGCATGGCAACTGTTACGGACTACTTTATGAACTGGAAAAGCATTGTTCTCACAGTTTACGCCATTACAGTCAGTAGTTAATCAGAAATATATTTTCTTTTCGATCGATAGTAATAGTCTTAGAGGGTATGTGA
It encodes the following:
- a CDS encoding pentapeptide repeat-containing protein, which gives rise to MNIEEIRLGQLKHLPGASLEDEDLSNLDLNRINLAGANLVGVNFTSSKLEGGHLEGANLMGAILVQADLRANLMGANLMQADLTEADLRGGNFRGANLMGARLSEVSCAGAFLSGANLMNVNLQGVDFRGADLRGANLTGANLKGADLSRADLQGALLSEANLEEADLRGANLAGANLTGANLLCAELDGANLSGINLDRACLAGTVTEE
- a CDS encoding sensor histidine kinase yields the protein MNVNVAVDVTITEQLPFKLAETESLTNTSSGDYKATSFDGGASDTLDFKTVLERYQELQEYAQQLEETLALSDGQHQILASIAQGKPLGTVLEELALLIESRSKQTVFCSFLFVEDGKRLRHGAAPSLPAEYNAKIDGIEIGPMVGSCGTAAYHKASVIVEDIATDPLWAKFQIALDYGLKACWSTPILSADGHVLATFAMYHPFRYKPTNHDRALLEKATYLARIAIERHLVEITLRHQAEKLEQALKNLQQTQMQLVQKEKMSALGNLVTGVAHEINNPVGFLLGNLQPAQDYVKDLLRLLDLYQQEYPHPNVSIESEIKAVDLQYLREDLPKLLSSMQIGIKRLHSISTSLRTFSRADKDYKVPFNIHEGLESTLLILKHRLKANDDRPIIEVITEYSELPVIHCFPGQLNQVFMNLLANAIDALEESNQGRSFADISANPNRIAIQTLQLDSDRVRIRITDNGIGMTEEVKQRIFDYLYTTKAVGKGTGLGLALVREIVVERHGGEVEVNSLPGQGTQFTVVLPINNNPCSTLSDIEISKKTS
- a CDS encoding ATP-binding protein, yielding MISSENSNQIRGFCSRSDAESGLESETGGLCEAESGTKYALRSPEDTLEQLEASHNLLKALTVAQSQFIVDANPRILFDNLLDNLLELTESEYGFIGEVVYTDNGQPELEAHMKVRGQPYLRTYTITNNTGNDETRAFYEENTPKGMEFYNLKTFFGEILVTGQPVIANHLTTDPNRGGTLEEHPPLKAFLGLPFFMKEKQLLGMVGIANRPGGYGKSLITYLEPFLLTCSNVIAAHRNDKRRQQAESALLRRTIELQQVLDQLLQEVVERKQVENALRESEARERQKAVELQEAIEQLKRTQSQLVQTEKMSSLGQLVAGIAHEINNPVNFLCGNLNYVNEYSKNLLSLIEKYQQYYNLKPNPEIEDLLEKFDLDFIKQDLPKVMSSMKFGIERIHDIVVSLRTFSRLDEAIIKTVNIHQGLDSTLFILQHRLQQTSQRKEIQLIKIYDRLPPIRCYASQLNQVFMNLLVNAIDAVEQKIERAKQASENFLPQIQIRTELREGEKVAIYIADNGVGIPETFKPRIFDPFFTTKPVGKGTGLGLAISHQIIEKHQGELRCISTVGQGTEFIIEIPLKIGIRG
- a CDS encoding CPBP family intramembrane glutamic endopeptidase, which produces MLKTEIHRLSQRPAPIRLGCFVLCLLILWLPLAAPFYLYVRDTNLVSIVTMVLLYVEFMILTKLWGKHVYNESQVLRRYGLEFTRQNGVELLRGLAIGFICVLVLFGIEGILGWLVWQQPEVFLLKIVLEGLIVGLAVGFAEELLFRGWLLDELQRNYSPNVSLWVNAVLFAVSHFIKPLEAIIHSFPQFPALVLLGLTQVWSKRWCRGRLGLAMGLHGGLAWGYYIINVGNLMTYSGQVPDWVTGVNRNPLAGIMGLLFMAVLALFIRGRAGKLGEASKLSTRSVKNQN
- the clpS gene encoding ATP-dependent Clp protease adapter ClpS, whose protein sequence is MSVETLEKRSTSRKLAPRYKVLLHNDEYNPMEYVVQVLLTTVPNLTQPQAVSIMMEAHTNGLALVITCAQEHAEFYCETLKNHGLTSTIEPEE
- a CDS encoding LL-diaminopimelate aminotransferase, encoding MQLAKRLEKIPHYLFAQIDRKEAKLVSQGIDVINLAKGDPDKPTLARVVRAMHDAIDNPSSHAYPPYQGTKDFREAAARWMERRFKVEDLDPNSEIISSVGSKESIHNLFLAFVEEGDHTLIPDPGYPVYRTSTIFVGGEPYAMPLKAENNFLPDLTSIPEEIAHKSKLLWVNYPNNPTGAIATLEFFEELVTFCKQYDILLCHDHAYSEIAYDNYKPPSVLQIPGAKDIAIEFHSLSKSYNMAGWRIGFVAGNAKAVGALKQVKSNIDSGVFRAIQMSAIAAFCASEEELKSVSAVYQNRREILVQGLRSLGWSIEAPKATLYFWVPVPQGYSSTEFVTLLLDKCGIIVAPGIGYGESGEGFFRIALTLPEERIEEALQRMRDAGIRYEL